One uncultured Acidilobus sp. JCHS genomic window carries:
- a CDS encoding Diadenosine tetraphosphate (Ap4A) hydrolase, HIT-like, producing the protein MAAGPKEDVFCRIWRGLERAYVAYKDDRVMVIMDLYPLERGQALVVPREHFQFFYEMPKGLMEHFYLVSSATARALKELYKPKAVAMLARGLRVPHYHLILIPVREGSFVDRLFSLMDAVQGFPPVPPGVIAERYQGLGLSLRAYRPSHEELEVDSGRLAELIAKELGRA; encoded by the coding sequence TTGGCGGCAGGGCCTAAAGAAGACGTGTTCTGCAGAATTTGGAGAGGCTTAGAGAGAGCCTACGTGGCATACAAGGACGACAGAGTCATGGTCATTATGGACCTCTACCCCCTCGAGAGGGGGCAGGCCCTGGTAGTGCCCCGAGAGCACTTTCAGTTCTTCTACGAGATGCCTAAGGGGCTTATGGAGCACTTCTACCTCGTCTCCTCAGCGACGGCCCGGGCCTTGAAGGAGCTCTATAAGCCCAAGGCGGTGGCGATGCTCGCGAGGGGGCTCCGGGTCCCCCATTACCACCTGATCCTTATACCCGTAAGGGAGGGCTCCTTCGTTGACAGGCTCTTCTCGCTCATGGACGCCGTTCAGGGCTTCCCTCCAGTGCCCCCTGGGGTCATCGCGGAGAGGTACCAGGGCCTTGGCCTATCTCTAAGGGCTTACAGGCCGTCACATGAGGAGCTCGAGGTCGACTCGGGCAGGCTCGCAGAGCTGATAGCGAAAGAGCTAGGGAGGGCCTGA